One Phalacrocorax aristotelis chromosome Z, bGulAri2.1, whole genome shotgun sequence DNA window includes the following coding sequences:
- the PPWD1 gene encoding peptidylprolyl isomerase domain and WD repeat-containing protein 1 yields the protein MLVSMASSDVERKRKQPEVAAAAAAVVEDEEEDEEERWVGPLPGEAAQAKKRRVLEFEHVYLENLPCASMYERSYMHRDVITHVACTKTDFIITASHDGHVKFWKKIEEGIEFVKHFRSHLGVIESIAVSSEGALFCSVGDDKAMKVFDVVNFDMINMLKLGYYPGQCEWVYCPGDAISSVATSEKSTGKIFIYDGRGNNQPLHVFDKLHTSPLTQIRLNPVYKVVVSSDKSGMIEYWTGTPHEYKFPKNVNWEYKTDTDLYEFAKCKAYPSSISFSPDGKKMATLGSDRKVRIFRFLTGKLMRVFDESLSMFTELQQMRQQLPDMEFGRRMAVERELEKVDAVRLINIIFDETGHFVLYGTMLGIKVINVETNRCIRILGKQENIRMMQLALFQGVAKKHRAAITIEMKASENPVLQNIQADPTIICTAFKKNRFYMFTKREPEDTKSADSDRDVFNEKPSKEEVMAATQAEGPKRVSDSAIIHTSMGDIHIKLFPVECPKTVENFCVHSRNGYYNGHIFHRIIKGFMIQTGDPTGTGMGGESIWGGEFEDEFHSTLRHDRPYTLSMANAGPNTNGSQFFITVVPTPWLDNKHSVFGRVTKGMEVVQRISNVKVNPKTDKPYEDISIINITVK from the exons ATGTTGGTCAGCATGGCGTCGTCAGACGTGGAGCGTAAGCGAAAGCAGCCCGAAgtggcagcggcagcagcagcggtggtggaggatgaggaggaggacgaggaggagCGCTGGGTTGGGCCTCTCCCGGGCGAGGCCGCGCAGGCGAAAAAGAGGAGAG ttcTTGAATTTGAACATGTTTATCTTGAAAACCTGCCATGTGCTTCGATGTATGAACGTAGTTACATGCACAGAGATGTCATTACACATGTAGCATGTACGAA GACAGATTTTATTATAACAGCCAGTCATGATGGACATGtgaagttttggaaaaaaatagaagaaggGATTGAGTTTGTTAAACACTTCCGGAGTCACCTGG GTGTTATTGAGAGTATTGCTGTTAGTTCAGAAGGGGCGTTATTCTGTTCAGTTGGAGATGACAAAGCAATGAAGGTGTTTGATGTAGTCAACTTTGATATGATCAACATGCTGAAACTTGG GTACTATCCTGGCCAATGTGAATGGGTATATTGCCCTGGAGATGCCATATCTTCTGTTGCAACATCTGAGAAgagcacaggaaaaatattcatatatGATGGACGAGGAAACAACCAGCCACTTCATGTTTTTGATAAACTCCATACATCCCCTCTTACTCAGATACGGTTGAACCCTGTCTACAAAGTAGTAGTGTCTTCCGACAAATCTGGAATGATCGAGTACTGGACTGGTACTCCTCACGAATATAAATTTCCCAAGAATGTGAACTGGGAGTATAAAACAGATACTGATCTATATGAATTTGCTAAATGCAAGGCTTACCCATCCAGTATAAGTTTTTCACCTGATGGCAAGAAAATGGCCACTCTTGGGTCTGACAGAAAAGTTAGAATTTTCCGTTTTTTGACAGGGAAGCTCATGAGAGTCTTCGATGAATCTCTGAGT atgtTCACTGAACTTCAGCAGATGAGACAGCAGCTACCAGACATGGAGTTTGGCCGACGTATGGCAGTTGAGCGTGAGCTGGAGAAAGTGGATGCAGTAAGAttaattaacataatttttgaTGAAACTGGACACTTCGTTCTCTATGGAACAATGTTGGGCATTAAGGTCATAAATGTAGAAACTAACAG GTGTATTCGTATCTTGGGAAAACAAGAGAACATCAGAATGATGCAACTAGCTTTGTTCCAAGGAGTAGCAAAGAAACATCGTGCTGCAATCACTATAGAGATGAAGGCATCTGAAAATCCCGTTCTCCAGAATATCCAGGCAGATCCAACAATAATctgcacagcttttaaaaaaaataggttttacATG ttTACTAAACGTGAACCAGAAGATACAAAGAGTGCAGATTCTGACAGAGATGTGTTTAATGAGAAACCTTCTAAAGAAGAGGTCATGGCAGCCACTCAGGCAGAAGGTCCCAAAAGAGTTTCAGACAGCGCCATCATCCACACAAGCATGGGAGATATTCATATCAAACTTTTTCCTGTTGA GTGCCCCAAAACAGTGGAAAACTTCTGCGTGCACAGCAGAAATGGTTATTACAATGGACACATATTTCACCGTATCATCAAG GGTTTCATGATTCAGACTGGTGACCCAACTGGTACAGGAATGGGAGGTGAAAGTATTTGGGGAGGAGAATTTGAAGATGAGTTTCATTCAACTTTGCGACATGACAGACCATACACGCTCAGCATGGCTAACGCAGGACCAAATACTAATGGATCCCAGTTTTTTATAACAGTAGTGCCAACT cCATGGCTAGACAACAAGCACAGCGTGTTTGGACGGGTGACTAAAGGAATGGAAGTTGTTCAGAGAATCTCAAATGTGAAAGTCAATCCCAAAACTGACAAACCCTATGAGGATATCAGCATCATTAATATCACAGTGAAGTAA